Proteins co-encoded in one Pseudochaenichthys georgianus chromosome 22, fPseGeo1.2, whole genome shotgun sequence genomic window:
- the mis18bp1 gene encoding mis18-binding protein 1 isoform X3 gives MASYEQISKHTNPKFESPARVFAKLKSKVREENRSENQWNFPGKEPLFGIREKHGGVFKSPRKRSESTWMTDQFKENKRSSSYRDEAQALTLSPISSPQKGFDCWFSDINRERVEEVPLGGHGCTPRKRAFLESTALSIRPPIHTEPAQIRDSAGFHGFSRTSVKRQPLEHDFVNSVFGEGHPPVDKRMPPPVMLSPRRNRLRKRTWEPQEFDKVSSCRKVSNEGHPQPERKTSSALSEYVGNVRGFSADQSEMDQFTHEPEVSNPQSVIAMKQCFVAVKRCPPMSPAKMFATMKKRESKIEQQEVNKVSNCTRDLFSQAHNMGEMEDNVLRDFPDSQSETDPSENVANPVLSPQPFLHEDPLVLNSPRVSIPKKEAVFKRNNWRQRTQFPRESVIHLKKWFLNRDRNGLFLGGTHRDANVLWNSSILVERVSNTAVKSASGSVYILIGKMYMHADTEFPKWFLKKFATGFPPNWEALYEKLLSESRDDPSRGTDRNRERRSVLSKTNPDASTIRSVKRQKQKFVKTPDSSPAPLTQAKVSRSGRVLKAPLEYWKGGRVFMDAHMNVTIHACYETSICMNDTTTVSTKTSQKPARSEGRKQREPVNNKEASVPLRRVKAPPRRHTRAKVKPDENLSDSLEHLRTPDPTSPLQKVRGCKRIAPKSLKSSASASSQDEVNGRKKMGTVQRKSSRGVPKKLHTSDTRNSSTSSEEDLVRRTRGTRKKQKQSTCTKSPSPPKPSPKLTKSLKKKPKAKDGKAPHLPEQDEDEWTEAELMKLQKAVSYFPKDMSGYWEKVARMVGTRSAEECYCQHTWQGTSQTPEKTARKKTEGKKEKAKVKATEDPVTDPPLISAGLGTFKRKQQVREFLEAMPREDVEDAFSSEYMQRKRFEVPSMCQSEEDFNLSEMEPLSPTSTVFPEVKTPQGLHITPGMIGSLNRTNNEKYIHKLQKKMKMNQFQTFTPTPSVKQAMRRCANTENDSFVVWEMFPEKDAVLSESGEEEDFYFSDNA, from the exons ATGGCGTCGTATGAGCAAATATCAAAACACACAAATCCGAAGTTTGAATCCCCTGCCAGGGTGTTTGCTAAGCTAAAGTCTAAAGTGAGAGAAGAGAATCGGTCCGAGAATCAGTGGAATTTTCCAGGCAAGGAGCCGCTGTTTGGCATACGGGAGAAACACGGGGGAGTTTTTAAGTCGCCCAGGAAGAGATCAGAGAGCACTTGGATGACCGACCAATTTAAAGAGAATAAGAGGTCTAGTTCTTATCGTGATGAAGCGCAGGCATTAACTCTCTCTCCCATATCGAGTCCTCAGAAAGGTTTCGATTGCTGGTTTTCGGACATCAACCGCGAGCGTGTAGAGGAAGTGCCTCTTGGAGGACATGGGTGCACACCGAGAAAGAGAGCTTTCCTGGAGTCAACAGCTCTGTCGATCAGACCACCGATCCACACTGAACCAGCTCAGATCAGAGACTCGGCTGGTTTCCATGGGTTCAGTAGGACTTCAGTAAAAAGACAACCATTGGAACATGACTTTGTAAACAGTGTGTTTGGTGAGGGCCATCCTCCTGTTGACAAACGGATGCCTCCACCCGTTATGTTGTCACCCAGGAGAAATAGATTGAGGAAGAGAACATGGGAGCCGCAGGAGTTTGACAAAGTCAGTAGCTGTAGAAAGGTCAGCAATGAAGGCCATCCACAACCAGAAAGGAAAACTTCCAGTGCTTTGAGTGAGTATGTTGGTAATGTTAGAGGATTctctgctgaccaatcagagatgGACCAATTCACTCATGAACCTGAGGTATCCAACCCACAAAGTGTAATAGCAATGAAAC AGTGCTTTGTTGCTGTGAAAAGATGTCCTCCAATGTCTCCAGCCAAGATGTTCGCtaccatgaagaagagggaatcTAAAATAGAGCAGCAGGAAGTTAATAAAGTCAGCAATTGCACCAGGGATCTCTTTTCTCAGG CTCACAACATGGGTGAGATGGAGGACAATGTTCTCAGAGATTTTCctgacagccaatcagaaaccgATCCCTCCGAGAACGTCGCCAACCCTGTTCTGTCGCCACAACCTTTTCTGCATGAAGACCCCCTTGTGCTCAATTCACCACGGGTCTCAATACCGAAGAAAGAAGCCGTGTTCAAGCGAAATAATTGGAGGCAGCGTACACAATTCCCACGT GAGAGTGTGATTCATCTTAAAAAGTGGTTCCTGAATAGAGATCGCAACGGTCTGTTTCTTGGTGGAACCCACAG GGACGCCAACGTGCTCTGGAACAGTAGCATCCTTGTGGAGCGGGTTTCTAACACGGCGGTGAAGTCGGCCTCCGGCAGCGTTTACATCCTGATCGGCAAAATGTACATGCACGCTGACACTG AGTTTCCCAAGTGGTTTTTGAAGAAGTTCGCTACGGGGTTTCCTCCAAACTGGGAGGCACTTTATGAGAAGCTACTATCAGAGTCAAGAGA TGACCCCAGCCGTGGCACCGACAGGAACCGTGAGAGGAGAAGCGTCTTATCGAAGACTAATCCTGATGCATCGACTATCCGTTCTGTGAAGCGGCAAAAGCAAAAGTTCGTAAAGACAC CGGATTCCAGTCCTGCCCCCTTGACACAAGCTAAGGTGTCCCGAAGTGGCCGTGTGCTCAAAGCGCCTCTTGAGTATTGGAAAGGAGGGAGAGTTTTTATGGATGCACACATGAATGTTACCATCCATGCATGTTATGAAACCAGCATCTGCATG AATGATACAACAACAGTTTCTACGAAGACGTCACAGAAACCTGCCCGCAGTGAAG GCAGAAAACAACGTGAACCAGTCAACAACAAAGAGGCATCAGTCCCACTGAGGAGGGTCAAAGCTCCTCCCCGCAGACACACCCGAGCCAAGGTTAAGCCTGATGAGAATCTCTCTGATTCCCTTGAACACCTGCGGACGCCTGACCCCACAAGCCCTTTACAGAAAGTCAGGGGATGCAAACGGATTGCccctaaatccctaaaatcaTCAGCTTCAGCATCTTCACAGGATGAGGTCAATGGGAGAAAGAAGATGGGGACGGTGCAAAGGAAGAGCAGCAGGGGGGTTcctaaaaagttacatacaagcGATACAAGGAATTCATCCACGTCTTCTGAGGAGGATCTTGTGAGGAGAACCAGAGGAACACGTAAAAAACAGAAGCAGAGCACATGCACCAAGTCCCCATCACCTCCAAAGCCTTCGCCTAAATTGACAAAATCCCTCAAGAAAAAGCCCAAAGCAAAAGACGGCAAAGCGCCACATCTACCAGAGCAAGACGAAGACGAGTGGACAGAGGCCGAGCTTATGAAACTTCAAAA GGCTGTGTCCTACTTTCCTAAGGACATGTCAGGGTACTGGGAAAAGGTGGCGAGAATGGTTGGGACACGTTCTGCAGAAGAGTGCTACTGCCAGCACACATGGCAGGGAACCTCCCAGACTCCTGAGAAGACAGCCAGGAAAAAGACGGAAGGAAAGAAGGAGAAGGCGAAAGTGAAAGCAACAGAAGATCCAG TTACAGATCCTCCTTTGATATCTGCCGGATTGGGAACCTTTAAAAGGAAGCAGCAAGTGCGTGAGTTCCTGGAGGCCATGCCCAGAGAAGATGTTGAGGACGCCTTCAGCTCCGAGTACATGCAGAGGAAACGTTTTGAG GTTCCCTCCATGTGTCAGAGTGAAGAAGACTTCAATCTGTCAGAGATGGAGCCACTGAGCCCCACCTCCACAGTTTTCCCAGAAGTAAAGACTCCTCAAGGTCTGCATATCACTCCTGGCATGATAGGCTCTCTAAACAG GACCAATAACGAAAAGTACATCCATAAACTccagaagaagatgaagatgaaTCAGTTTCAG ACCTTCACACCGACACCATCAGTTAAACAAGCAATGAGAAGATGTGCTAACACAG AAAATGACAGCTTTGTGGTTTGGGAGATGTTTCCTGAAAAAGATGCCGTGCTGTCTGAAAGCGGAGAGGAAGAGGATTTTTACTTCTCAGACAATGCCTGA